The sequence CGCACGACCGGCGTGACAACCATGCAGCTCGACGAGGGCATGGATACTGGGCCGTTATTGCTCCAGCGTCGGGTACCGATAGAACCCGGTGAAACTGCCGAGACGCTCGGCCCTCGTCTCGCCGAAATCGGCGCGGAACTGGTTGTTCAAACACTTGACGAGTTGGAGGACGGCAGTTTGCAGCCCCGACCACAACCGGCGGACGGTGCCAACACGACGCCGATGCTCCGCCGGAACTTTGCCAAGGTCGATTGGTCGATGCCTGCACGTCAGCTCGTCAACCGGCTGAGGGGTTTTACCCCCTGGCCCGGGCTCTACACGGTCTTTCGCGGTGGGCGGCTCAAGATATTTGGGCTCGACGAGGTCAAGCCGGCCCCGCCGGGCAAGGAAAAGGCCGGGACCGTCATCTCGGCGGAGCCCGACGGCATCATTGTGCGGTGCGGACGAGGTACCGCTGCGAAAATTACCGAGGTGCAGAGGGAGGGCCGTCGTCGTATGCCGGTGGATGCATTTCTGATCGGAGAGCGGGTAATCCGCGGTGAGGCTCTCGGCTGATCGGTTGACTGCGGCGC is a genomic window of Acidobacteriota bacterium containing:
- the fmt gene encoding methionyl-tRNA formyltransferase; protein product: MKVVFFGTPEFAVPTLEGLLASRHQVVSVVSRPDKPVGRRQSLTSPPVVDVARAHGLECYQPKNLKSKESDRVLTESGAGVAVVVAYGKLIPGRLLEIPPHGFVNLHPSLLPRHRGPSPIQWSLVCGDRTTGVTTMQLDEGMDTGPLLLQRRVPIEPGETAETLGPRLAEIGAELVVQTLDELEDGSLQPRPQPADGANTTPMLRRNFAKVDWSMPARQLVNRLRGFTPWPGLYTVFRGGRLKIFGLDEVKPAPPGKEKAGTVISAEPDGIIVRCGRGTAAKITEVQREGRRRMPVDAFLIGERVIRGEALG